A portion of the Magnolia sinica isolate HGM2019 chromosome 17, MsV1, whole genome shotgun sequence genome contains these proteins:
- the LOC131230505 gene encoding protein EXPORTIN 1A-like: MASCLSLFIVLQKWIEIIGQARQNVDFLTNPDVIKTVLNILQTNTSVASALGTYFLSQISLIFLDMLNVYRMYSELISKKLAEGGPFGSKTSYVKLLRSVKRETLKLIETFVDKAEDQPQIGKQFVPPMMDPVLGDYARNLPDARESEVLSLFATIINK; encoded by the exons ATGGCTAGCTGCTTATCGCTTTTTATTGTGCTGCAGAAATGGATTGAAATTATTGGACAGGCACGCCAAAATGTTGATTTTCTAACAAATCCAGATGTGATCAAAACCGTGCTCAACATATTGCAG ACTAACACCAGCGTAGCCAGTGCGCTTGGAACGTACTTCTTATCACAAATATCATTGATCTTTCTGGACATGCTTAATGTGTACAG AATGTACAGCGAGCTTATATCAAAGAAATTAGCAGAAGGAGGGCCCTTTGGCTCTAAAACATCATATGTAAAACTTCTGCG ATCGGTTAAGCGGGAGACTCTCAAGCTAATTGAAACATTTGTGGACAAGGCTGAAGATCAACCGCAAATTGGAAAACAGTTTGTGCCACCAATGATGGACCCTGTTCTCGGGGACTATGCTAGAAATTTACCTGATGCCAGGGAGTCTGAAGTTTTGTCACTCTTTGCCACAATTATAAACAAGTAA